In the Pontibacillus yanchengensis genome, one interval contains:
- a CDS encoding helix-turn-helix domain-containing protein: MLTVDERQEIADQLLEEGATDFALKPVKAPDMISRIQLHVQLANMRQHQEQEEDVFSSKGISRHTLQHISNYLKKQKEPISVDELSKNIDLAYPTVYRYLMHLLDEGKVNQVLSHQKIGRPKKLYQWYA; encoded by the coding sequence GTGCTCACGGTGGATGAGAGGCAGGAAATTGCCGATCAGCTATTGGAAGAAGGAGCAACAGACTTTGCCTTAAAGCCTGTCAAAGCACCAGACATGATTTCTAGAATTCAACTTCACGTTCAACTAGCCAATATGCGCCAGCATCAAGAACAAGAAGAAGACGTCTTTAGCTCGAAAGGCATTAGCCGACATACGTTGCAACATATATCCAACTATCTCAAAAAGCAAAAAGAGCCCATCTCTGTCGATGAACTCTCCAAAAATATTGACCTAGCCTATCCAACTGTTTATCGATACTTGATGCATTTACTTGATGAAGGAAAAGTCAACCAAGTATTGAGTCATCAAAAAATCGGTCGTCCGAAAAAACTTTACCAATGGTACGCGTAA